In Zingiber officinale cultivar Zhangliang chromosome 8B, Zo_v1.1, whole genome shotgun sequence, a single genomic region encodes these proteins:
- the LOC122013740 gene encoding tyrosine N-monooxygenase-like, protein MFSFTSSIWPHPHGTTATTGLLGAAAALLLAASCLFLILRKQGKRLPPGPTPWPLVGSLIPLLRHRPHFRWVMAEADGKDITCIRLGSAHVVVVNSPELACEFLKRHDANFASRPLTVATKHSSRNFLSVIFSPLGPQWKKMRRVIASEVLSSARLRWLAAARAEEADHLTRYLRNLCLAGSVVDIRLAMRYYGGNVIRRMMFGVRHFGAGGPHQGPGEEEVEHVEAAFSMLSVVYAFCPSDFVPWLRCLDMEGHERIAEQAASTVCKYHDPIIDERIEKWRSGEKKEVEDLLDVMISLTNDSGKPILTTEEIKAQCAEFMYAAVDNPSNTAEWLLAHLLEQPDIMRKAVEELDRVVGKERLVVESDFARLPYVKACAREALRLHPVAPFNPPHVAIDDAMVSNYFIPKGSMVLLGRAVLGRNPKVWDDPAQFNPSRHLMDGHQEVELAEPGLRMISFTTGRRQCMGAQLGTAMTYMLVGRVLQAFEWSLPIDETSVDLSEERMSLFKAKPLMACAKIRLPDLLENL, encoded by the exons ATGTTCAGCTTCACCTCCTCCATCTGGCCTCACCCACATGGCACCACCGCCACCACCGGACTCCTCGGCGCTGCCGCTGCCCTCCTCTTGGCCGCCAGCTGCCTCTTCTTGATTCTCCGGAAACAGGGCAAACGGCTTCCCCCAGGCCCGACCCCGTGGCCTCTCGTGGGTAGCCTCATCCCGTTGCTCCGGCACCGGCCTCACTTCCGGTGGGTCATGGCCGAGGCGGACGGCAAGGACATCACTTGCATACGCCTGGGGAGCGCCCACGTCGTCGTCGTCAACTCGCCGGAGCTGGCGTGCGAGTTTCTCAAGAGGCACGACGCCAACTTCGCATCGCGGCCGCTCACCGTGGCCACCAAGCACTCCAGCCGCAACTTCCTCTCGGTGATCTTCAGCCCGCTGGGTCCACAGTGGAAGAAGATGCGGCGCGTGATCGCGTCCGAGGTGCTGAGCAGCGCGAGGCTGCGCTGGTTGGCAGCGGCGCGGGCTGAGGAGGCCGACCACCTCACTCGGTACCTGCGCAACCTGTGCTTGGCCGGAAGCGTCGTCGACATTCGGCTGGCTATGAGGTACTACGGCGGGAATGTGATCCGGCGGATGATGTTCGGGGTGAGGCACTTTGGGGCCGGCGGCCCGCACCAAGGCCCCGGAGAGGAGGAGGTGGAGCACGTGGAGGCGGCATTCTCGATGCTGTCGGTGGTCTACGCCTTTTGCCCGTCGGACTTCGTGCCGTGGCTGAGATGCTTGGATATGGAAGGCCATGAGAGGATAGCCGAACAGGCGGCGAGCACCGTCTGCAAGTACCATGATCCGATCATCGATGAAAGGATCGAGAAGTGGAGGAGCGGAGAAAAGAAGGAGGTGGAAGACCTTCTCGACGTCATGATCTCCCTCACCAACGACTCCGGCAAGCCGATTCTCACCACTGAGGAAATTAAAGCTCAATGCGCG GAGTTCATGTATGCCGCCGTGGACAATCCCTCAAACACAGCAGAGTGGTTGTTGGCACACTTGCTGGAACAACCTGACATCATGCGAAAAGCAGTTGAGGAGTTGGATCGGGTGGTCGGCAAGGAGCGGTTAGTAGTCGAATCTGACTTTGCTCGACTCCCCTACGTGAAGGCATGCGCTCGCGAGGCCCTTCGTCTCCACCCAGTCGCACCCTTCAACCCCCCTCACGTAGCCATCGATGACGCGATGGTTTCAAACTACTTCATCCCCAAGGGGAGCATGGTGTTGTTGGGTCGAGCTGTACTCGGGCGAAATCCCAAGGTCTGGGATGATCCGGCCCAGTTTAACCCGAGCCGACACTTGATGGATGGACACCAAGAGGTGGAGCTAGCAGAGCCAGGACTCCGAATGATATCGTTTACCACCGGGCGTCGACAGTGCATGGGAGCTCAGCTTGGCACAGCCATGACCTACATGTTGGTTGGAAGGGTGCTTCAAGCATTCGAGTGGAGCTTACCTATTGACGAGACTAGCGTCGACCTCTCGGAGGAAAGGATGAGTCTCTTCAAAGCCAAACCTCTAATGGCTTGTGCAAAGATTCGATTGCCAGATTTGTTAGAGAATCTAtga
- the LOC122015884 gene encoding PP2A regulatory subunit TAP46-like isoform X2, with the protein MRQRKMLALSTVNLKYLLEFISIFEALELVPEDELESFSQGGPDNFTTRRAKKVARFNRQRAAEAKLQEIKEKKERRHRSLRAAALSSPVEVGEDDVLDDDGEEEREAWITTISLSICKAFDLLDMVKKEEEMLFGVKERQSKTTNNE; encoded by the exons ATGAGACAAAGGAAGATGTTAGCACTTAGCACGGTCAATCTGAAGTATTTGTTG GAGTTCATTTCAATTTTTGAAGCCTTGGAGCTTGTTCCTGAAGATGAGTTGGAAAGTTTTAGCCAAGGAGGGCCAGATAATTTTACAACACGAAGAGCGAAAAAG GTTGCCCGATTCAATCGGCAGAGAGCTGCAGAAGCAAAGCTgcaagagattaaagaaaaaaaagaaaggcgTCATAGGTCATTGAGGGCAGCAGCTCTCTCTTCGCCAGTTGAAGTTGGGGAGGATGATGTACTTGATGATGATGGAGAGGAAGAAAGAGAG GCGTGGATTACAACAATCTCCTTATCTATTTGTAAG GCATTTGATCTCTTAGACATggtaaagaaagaagaagaaatgctTTTCGGGGTGAAGGAGAGACAGTCAAAG acTACCAATAATGAGTAA
- the LOC122015884 gene encoding PP2A regulatory subunit TAP46-like isoform X1: MRQRKMLALSTVNLKYLLEFISIFEALELVPEDELESFSQGGPDNFTTRRAKKVARFNRQRAAEAKLQEIKEKKERRHRSLRAAALSSPVEVGEDDVLDDDGEEEREAWITTISLSICKAFDLLDMVKKEEEMLFGVKERQSKTPDDRVCPRDA; this comes from the exons ATGAGACAAAGGAAGATGTTAGCACTTAGCACGGTCAATCTGAAGTATTTGTTG GAGTTCATTTCAATTTTTGAAGCCTTGGAGCTTGTTCCTGAAGATGAGTTGGAAAGTTTTAGCCAAGGAGGGCCAGATAATTTTACAACACGAAGAGCGAAAAAG GTTGCCCGATTCAATCGGCAGAGAGCTGCAGAAGCAAAGCTgcaagagattaaagaaaaaaaagaaaggcgTCATAGGTCATTGAGGGCAGCAGCTCTCTCTTCGCCAGTTGAAGTTGGGGAGGATGATGTACTTGATGATGATGGAGAGGAAGAAAGAGAG GCGTGGATTACAACAATCTCCTTATCTATTTGTAAG GCATTTGATCTCTTAGACATggtaaagaaagaagaagaaatgctTTTCGGGGTGAAGGAGAGACAGTCAAAG ACACCTGATGATCGAGTTTGCCCGAGAGACGCTTGA
- the LOC122015883 gene encoding uncharacterized protein LOC122015883: MSLQWVNISACLCSQKLLPPPSLRPHRLRSLRPSSFNSERSGRRRIGPRCAMAMEGAAAAAVDQAEVSMKLLFVEMGVGYDQHGQDITAAAMRACRDAISSNSIPAFRRGSIPGVNSDQMKLVIRLGVPRSTQNSLDIERIKSIFPYGEIIKVEVVDGGMICSSGVCLEAMGDKNEDCYIVNAAVYVGY, encoded by the exons ATGTCTTTGCAGTGGGTTAACATCTCTGCTTGTCTTTGctcccaaaagcttcttcctcctccttctcttcgtCCTCACCGTCTTCGATCTCTTCGTCCTTCTTCCTTCAACTCCGAGAGGAGCGGAAGAAGGCGCATCGGTCCACGCTGCGCCATGGCGATGGAAGGCGCCGCCGCGGCAGCAGTGGATCAGGCGGAGGTCTCGATGAAGCTCCTCTTCGTCGAGATGGGCGTCGGTTACGACCAGCACGG GCAAGATATCACCGCCGCTGCGATGCGCGCTTGCCGCGACGCCATCTCTTCCAATTCCATCCCGGCTTTTCGAAGGG GGTCGATTCCGGGTGTTAATTCTGATCAGATGAAGCTCGTGATCAGGTTAGGGGTGCCTCGATCCACCCAGAATTCGCTTGATATCGAAAGGATCAAATCCATCTTCCCATA TGGCGAAATAATCAAGGTGGAGGTTGTCGACGGAGGGATGATTTGCTCGAGCGGCGTCTGCCTCGAAGCGATGGGAGATAAGAACGAAGATTGCTACATTGTGAATGCTGCTGTGTACGTGGGCTACTGA
- the LOC122015082 gene encoding ketol-acid reductoisomerase, chloroplastic-like, translating into MAAAISMTTTSVTPSASLFKTLNPRVARSLCFGSSFSPFLRHHLLQIGTSEAAGGRGSALGAQMVSVPSIGKAAPFLDFETSVFKKEKVTLSGNEEYIVRGGRDLFHLLPEAFKGIKQIGVIGWGSQGPAQAQNLRDSLTAVKSDIVVKIGLRKGSQSFDEARTAGFTEESGTLGDIWETISTSDLLLLLISDAAQADNYEKIFSHMKPNSILGLSHGFLLGHLQSLGLDFPQNISVIAVCPKGMGPSVRRLYVQGKEVNGAGINSSFAVHQDVDGRATEVALGWSVALGSPFTFATTLEQEYKSDIFGERGILLGAVHGIVESLFRRYTENGMSEELAYKNTVESITGVISKTISTQGMLAVYNALSEDGKKEFDAAYSASYYPCMDILYECYEDVACGSEIRSVVLAGRRFYEKDGLPAFPMGKIDRTRMWKVGERVRASRPAGDLGPLYPFTAGVYVALMMAQIEVLRKKGHSYSEIINESVIESVDSLNPFMHARGVSFMVDNCSTTARLGSRKWAPRFDYILTQQAFVEVDKNSPINQDLISNFLSDPVHGAIEVCAQLRPTVDISVPPDADFVRPELRQSSN; encoded by the exons ATGGCGGCGGCGATATCCATGACGACCACTTCCGTCACTCCTTCTGCCTCCCTTTTCAAAACCCTCAATCCGAGGGTCGCCAGATCGCTGTGTTTCGGATCTTCCTTCTCGCCCTTCCTCAGGCATCACCTCCTCCAGATCGGCACGAGTGAGGCGGCTGGCGGCCGAGGCTCTGCGCTCGGAGCTCAGATGGTGTCCGTTCCTTCCATCGGCAAAGCTGCTCCCTTTCTTGACTTCGAGACTTCGGTGTTCAAGAAGGAGAAGGTCACTCTGTCTGGCAACGAAGAG TATATTGTTCgtggtggaagagatctgttcCATTTGTTGCCGGAAGCGTTCAAAGGGATTAAGCAAATTGGTGTAATCGGATGGGGGTCTCAG GGCCCTGCCCAAGCACAGAATTTAAGAGATTCACTTACTGCAGTGAAATCAGACATTGTGGTCAAG ATTGGTCTAAGAAAAGGTTCTCAGTCTTTTGATGAAGCACGCACTGCTGGATTCACTGAAGAAAGTGGAACCTTGGGTGACATCTGGGAAACTATTTCGACCAGTGATCTCTTATTGTTGTTGATTTCTGATGCTGCACAG GCAGACAATTATGAGAAAATTTTCTCTCACATGAAACCAAACAGCATCTTGGGACTCTCCCATGGTTTTCTTCTGGGGCACCTGCAATCCCttggtcttgattttcctcaaaacATCAGTGTGATTGCAGTATGCCCCAAAGGCATGGGCCCATCAGTGCGAAGACTGTATGTCCAGGGTAAAGAGGTGAATGGTGCCGGGATCAATTCTAGTTTTGCTGTACACCAG GATGTCGATGGAAGAGCTACAGAGGTTGCCCTGGGTTGGTCAGTTGCTTTAGGATCCCCATTTACCTTTGCTACTACATTAGAGCAGGAGTATAAGAGTGACATTTTTGGGGAGCGAG GTATATTACTTGGTGCTGTGCATGGAATTGTGGAATCACTGTTCAGAAGATACACTGAGAATGGAATGAGTGAAGAATTGGCGTACAAAAACACCGTGGAGTCTATCACGGGAGTCATATCAAAGACCATCTCAACTCaa GGTATGCTTGCTGTATACAATGCCCTGTCTGAAGATGGGAAGAAGGAATTTGACGCTGCATACAGTGCTTCATATTATCCTTGCATGGATATATTGTATGAATGTTACGAGGACGTTGCTTGTGGAAGTGAAATTCGCAGTGTTGTTTTAGCTGGACGTCGATTCTAT GAAAAGGACGGTCTCCCCGCTTTCCCTATGGGTAAAATAGATCGAACAAGGATGTGGAAAGTTGGCGAGAGAGTTCGGGCTTCTCGCCCTGCTGGTGACTTGGGCCCTTTGTATCCTTTTACAGCAGGGGTgtatgttgcattgatgatggcACAG ATCGAGGTTTTGAGGAAGAAGGGTCATTCCTATTCTGAAATCATCAATGAGAGTGTCATAGAGTCTGTTGATTCGCTCAACCCCTTCATGCATGCCCGCGGAGTGTCATTCATGGTGGACAACTGCTCGACCACAGCTCGGCTGGGATCGAGGAAATGGGCTCCCCGTTTTGATTACATCCTCACCCAACAGGCTTTTGTAGAGGTGGATAAGAACAGTCCTATCAATCAGGATCTGATCAGCAACTTCCTGTCTGATCCCGTCCATGGTGCGATTGAGGTTTGCGCCCAGCTGAGGCCGACCGTGGATATCTCAGTCCCTCCGGATGCAGATTTCGTTCGCCCAGAATTGCGACAAAGCAGCAACTGA
- the LOC122015884 gene encoding PP2A regulatory subunit TAP46-like isoform X3 produces MRQRKMLALSTVNLKYLLEFISIFEALELVPEDELESFSQGGPDNFTTRRAKKVARFNRQRAAEAKLQEIKEKKERRHRSLRAAALSSPVEVGEDDVLDDDGEEEREAWITTISLSICKTW; encoded by the exons ATGAGACAAAGGAAGATGTTAGCACTTAGCACGGTCAATCTGAAGTATTTGTTG GAGTTCATTTCAATTTTTGAAGCCTTGGAGCTTGTTCCTGAAGATGAGTTGGAAAGTTTTAGCCAAGGAGGGCCAGATAATTTTACAACACGAAGAGCGAAAAAG GTTGCCCGATTCAATCGGCAGAGAGCTGCAGAAGCAAAGCTgcaagagattaaagaaaaaaaagaaaggcgTCATAGGTCATTGAGGGCAGCAGCTCTCTCTTCGCCAGTTGAAGTTGGGGAGGATGATGTACTTGATGATGATGGAGAGGAAGAAAGAGAG GCGTGGATTACAACAATCTCCTTATCTATTTGTAAG ACATggtaa